AACAGCGTTCATCACGGAAGCGGCAAAGGCCAGGCCGGCTTTTTCAAACACGAGCGTAAATGGACTGACACCGATATCACCCACGCCCGATTGCAGCAAGCTTGGATGCGTGTACGGTATAAGCAAGCCAATGACGAGAATAGCAAAAATGTAAAAGATCAAAATGCGCCAGAATACTTGACGGATGGCACGCGGCACGTTTTGTCGCGGGTTTTCGCTCTCTCCGGCGGCAACACCGATGAGCTCGGTTCCCTGAAAAGAGAATCCTGCGGCCATGAAGACGCCGACGAGGGCAAAGAAGCCACCGTGCATCGAGCCACCGTCCATATTGAAGTTGGAAAATCCGACTGCCTCTCCGCCGAGAATCCCGAAAATCATCATGACGCCAACGATCAGGAAGATAATGACGGTGACAACTTTGATAATAGAAAACCAATATTCCGATTCGCCGTAACCTTTAGCCGACAACGCATTCAGACCGAACATGATGCCGAGGAATAACAAGCTCCACAGGAAAGATGGGCTGTCCGGGAACCAGAACTTAATAATTACTGTTGCGGCAGCAAGCTCTGCGGCAATGGTGACTGCCCAGTTGTACCAGAAATTCCAGCCGACCGCAAAACCGAATGCCGGGCTGACAAAACGGGTCGCATACGTACTGAAGGACCCGGAATCGGGAAGATAGGTGGCCAGCTCGCCGAGACTGGTCATCAGGAAATAAACCATTAGCCCGACAGCGGAATAAGCGAGCAATGCGCCACCCGGTCCGGCGGCAGCAATTGCGCCGCCGCTGGCGAGGAACAGGCCGGTTCCGATGGAACCGCCCAGCGCGATCATGGTCATGTGACGGGCTTTAAAACTGGGTTTGAGTGAGGTCGCTGGTGCTTTCTTGCGTCTCATGGTGAAACACTCCTTCTTTCAATAAATATGATCTATAAACACGTTCATGGATAAATGCAAAAGGGCCGCAGTGTACACTGCGGCCCTGAATATAACCGCATCATACCTCCATTAAGATAGCACAACACGGGAAGCGTAAGGATTGGCTCCCGTGACAGTTCCGTCCCTTTCGGGATCGGACCCAGCAGACGGTGTAAGAGCACAGCCGTCCACTTCGGCGAAAATGCCTTTCAAGCGTGCGTCATAGGTGACTCTTCACCTCGGCACGTTTACTAATCACATTCGCAACCTCTACCTCATCTAGGAATGATGAGGCTATCTTTATTTTGTTTAAGCGAGTCTAAGTATATA
Above is a window of Paenibacillus uliginis N3/975 DNA encoding:
- a CDS encoding amino acid permease; the protein is MRRKKAPATSLKPSFKARHMTMIALGGSIGTGLFLASGGAIAAAGPGGALLAYSAVGLMVYFLMTSLGELATYLPDSGSFSTYATRFVSPAFGFAVGWNFWYNWAVTIAAELAAATVIIKFWFPDSPSFLWSLLFLGIMFGLNALSAKGYGESEYWFSIIKVVTVIIFLIVGVMMIFGILGGEAVGFSNFNMDGGSMHGGFFALVGVFMAAGFSFQGTELIGVAAGESENPRQNVPRAIRQVFWRILIFYIFAILVIGLLIPYTHPSLLQSGVGDIGVSPFTLVFEKAGLAFAASVMNAVILSSVLSAGNSGMYASTRVLYAMAKQGMAPKWLSRLNSRGVPIAALIVTSSVGILAFLASFFGDGVVYIWLLNASGMCGFINWLAIAVSHYRFRKAYEAQGRDLKDLPFRARWFPFGPIFAFLLCLVAIIGQGNFGGETDWYTIFATYFSIPLFLAIWFGYRLVKKSKIVPLQDCDLSTNIQ